gctcccactggccaaatcagCATTACAATAAATGACAATAATCAATCGTAACCCATTAGATAAAATTAGAATGCATTAGTCCATAATGACAtacatacagacagacagacagacagacatgaaaAAGTCCTTCCTGACAGTATAATGCCAatttataaatggaaaacaaatggtgGATTCAGAAAAACCTTCATTTTTCAACCATCAGAGTAACAACTGATTCAGGTAAGGATGATATAACTAGTGTGGGAAAGTTGGAATAGGAAgaaggtatttgcaaagcctcaaagcatctctttcaaatttgtttttaattacaaaggaaaaatcgTACTCTTCCCAATAAAATCACTAAGAAACttgcaaaagtttaaaaatttccatATTATCAAATGTTCCCAGAAGCCATTCTGAAAGGATATAAAACATATTCATTtgggagagtttaaaaaaatgtttgctctAAGAAAGCAGTACTGTGTCCTACAAGGACAGTGTATCCatctttcctgcttgctttttattcatttatttgtcccAGCAACACCCCCTGACTCCCTTTATTCTAATTAATTCCCATcagtagaaaaattttaaagaagcttTTCATGGAatttgaaaataaggaaaagattgTGTGCATGTGCATCACACATGCATGCAAAGACTTGTACACGCAAGTATTGTCACTGGAAAAATAACGAATTCACAAGTAACAGTGATTGGCCCTCTGCAGGGTTACAGGAAGACCTGAAACTACAGTGAAGAGAAACTTGCTTTCACTGATTATTGTTTGGTAATAATTTTAAGTACCATGAACATGTAATACCCAGtcaatatacaaatacatatataatttaaatggaATATAGGAATAATCTGGTAGAACATGGTCAGTTTTCATGTAAGGGGCCCAGAAAGATGAAGTAATTGTCCCAACATCACACATTACATTAGCAGAAGTGCTAACACCAGGAGGAAGAGGGCGTAGCAGGGATGGAAAtaaaatttactgagcacctggcATTTAACTCTCTTGATAACCCTATAAAAAAGTTTACATGAATATTCTACCATTAAACATCTGCTTATAGAATTCCATTAAATACTTCTCATTCCAGCTAGCactactttcttatttttaaacacCGTTTGTACCTAAACATTACATGGTGCTGGGGCAGGGATCAGCCTAAAACATAACTGTTTTGCCAGAAAGCAATAAAGCACTGAAAATCTGATGGGAATATGTCAGAAGGACATGGGAACCAGTGTTCCTACACTTTCAACACTAGCTTCTCCCTGGATCCTATATCCCCATATACCCTGCAAAATTCTTCAAGAATTTCTCTGGTCAGTTAGCCAAGACCAACTCAACAGAATTCTATGCCTCCTTCCTTCTTACAAAAATGTGATATTTAAAATTAGTCCTTGGAAAAGTTGCATGAAGTTTCTGTAGACAGAACCAGCTTTTAATGTCCTAGGCCAGCTCACATTTGAAATGAAATTTGCCAGAGACTGAGGGAGGGAGAAGTGAGGTTTCATGGAAAGTCACTGGCATTATAAAGCAAGACCCTAGATTCAAGTCACAGCTCTGCCACTGAGCAGCTGAATGACTATGAGAGTGGTACACAAGCCTGTGTCTATTCTCAGATAAATGAGTAAGCTTAATGAAGCGGTCCTCAAGACTCTCTAAATGTAAATATGGTATTGTGTTGGAGAATCTTCATAAATTAAAGAACCTTTAAAGGGAGGATCAACCTGTTTGAGAAAGAGTTAAAATTTCCTCCCTGTAACCACTGAACTCTGGACCATCTATGGTAGTCCTCTTGTAAATACTGCCCCTTTATCAGAAGGATTTTTGCTCAAGGTTTTCTTCAAAGCAATTCTGACGTCCTTATTCCTCAGGCTGTAGATTAATGGGTTGAGCATGGGCACCACAATGGTGTAGAACAGTGAGGACACTTTCCCCTGGTTCATTGGCAAAAGAGAAGATGGTTTGAGGTACATGAATGCCCCTGatccaaagaaaagagaaacagctaTTATGTGGGAGCTGCAGGTGCTGAATGCTTTGGACCTGCCCTCTGTGGAATTGATGTGGAGGATGCTGAAAAGGATGAGTGCATAAGAGATGAAGATGGTGACTGTGGGCACACCAATGTCCATGCCCACAACAATAAAAACGACCAGTTCATTGACGTGGGTGCTGGTGCAGGAGCGCTCGAGAAGGGGAAGGATGTCGCACATGTAGTGGTTGACGAGGTTGTCGGCACAGAAGGTCAGCCTCAGCATGCATGCTGTGTGGGCCATGGCCCCAGCAAACCCCATCCCATAGACACCGAACAGAAGAAGGGAGCACACCTGAGGAGACATGGCGACCGTGTACACCAGGGGCTTACAGATGGCGACATAGCGGTCGTATGCCATCGCCGACAGGATGAAGGACTCAGAGacaacaaagaaaaggaagaagaagagctGGGTCACACACCCTGCGTAGGAGATGATGTTCTTCTCTGAGACAAAACTCACCAGCATTTTGGGGGTGATAACAGTGGAATAACAGAAATCTATGAAGGACAAGTTgcagaggaaaaagtacatgggggtgtgcaAGTGAGAATTCAGCCCAATCAGGGTTATCAAGCCCAGGTTCCCCACAACAGTGACCACATAGAAACCTAGAAACAGGAAGAATAGAGGCATCTGGAGTCTCGGCTGGTCCGTTAAGCCTGCGAGGATAAACTCTGTCACGGAGGAGGAGTTTTGGGCTACCGTTCTCATCTGAGGCTTTCTGTGGGAGCAAGGGGGGGAAGAGCactcagagataaagagagaaccaCCTCCGCCCTTCTTGAGAACTGGATCCACACGGAGAAATTTTTGAACTTCAGTAGAAAGCCCCTTCCTGATCACTGCAGGTCTGTTCTCATGGCCCTCAAGCGAGTCTACCCTCAGGGGCACGCTCTGGAGGAGGAAGCTGCCTCCCAAGGTGAGGGCAGGTGCTGCTGTGAGAGGGTCCCAAGGACAAGCTGAGGTGACCCTCAGATCTTTACCTTGGTTCCTTTGTTGTGTCCTTCCAACTCCCGTTTCTGCTCAAGTTTACAAAACCTGGGGCCCATCTCTGGGGAGAGTCCTGTTGGAAGTTGGAGCCAGCCCAGCTCTGCCTAGAGGGTCCAGCTCATGTTCAACAAGGACAGAGCAGAGGGGTCAGGTATTCACTCTCAGGGGCATTAGGACCTGAGTGCGGGCCTTAGAAGATTTCAGCCCAGATTCAGTCACTCACCTCCTTCAGCTTGCAGCCTCAGGGCTGCACCCTTTAATCCAACTCTTATGCTCAATTGCTCAGGCAGAGAAATGGCCCTGGTGAAAATGGTGAAGAACAAAGCATAGACCCCTTTGACCCCGTCCTATTTAGAGGATCAGAGCCTGGGCTGCCTTGGAATTCTTTTTGAACAAAAGAACATCATATCTGAGTGAGGCTTTGACCCAAAGCTTTGCTCCAGCTTGCAGAAGGGATGCAGTATCCTTGCCTGTCATCAGTGCCAGCCTGTGAGAGAGCATTGAGCAGTTTTATTCTCAGTTTAGAGATCTGGGGACCTGATTAGAAGCAGAAAGCCAGAGGTTCTCTTGGGATCACAGCCCTAGAAATTAATGCtacaaagaaaaggaatttttGCTTATACTCTTGATAATGTTTGTATGGGCTTCTGGAAACTTTATTTATGTGTTCAATTAACATCTACTCAGTAATATACAAAGCattgtacaaaaataaaatctttaccaTTTGTTGAGTACTTCTTGTATACTCAATACTCTACCTGTCCTAGCACTTATATATCACCCCCAGCATGCAAGGATGCATTGCCATTCTACATAATAACTTCATTTTAATTCGTCATCAAATCTTATGAGTGGGgttttattatccccactttagaGATTAAATAATTCTCCAGATTTGAAGTTTTAGAACCCCATTATAACCTCTATCTATCTGACTCCAAATCCGGTGCTCTTTAAAACTGTGTTTAACATCTCTCTTGTGATACATAATGAAATGTTTTATGAAGCAGGGCCCTTAACTTcaagactctaacaatctcttgGAAATGACAAGATACATACAATGAACTAAATAGGCAAAAGAATGCGGTAAgatccagaaaaggcaaaaattaaatgtaatatgtgTTCAGAGGAAGGCATTCAACATGCCACTTCCATTCCAATTTATCACAGGAACTCCATAATACCTAGTGCACAGAAGCAACAAACCTTCCCTGTCTTCTCCTAGAATTTGAGCTTGATGGTAAAGAACAATCTCCATCAGTTAAGAATAATCTTTTCCAAAATTGCTAAATTGCTGGAAAGCTCTTCAGTGACCCCTGTACTCCATCCCTGCTCCTTCCATTATTATTCTCAGCCATCTTCCCGGCTCCTTGGGTCCTGACTGCAGTGGTTTTACTTGTAATTGTAAatgttattttagcttatttccatttctttatctgtTATCTCATGTTAAAGGTGCAATTTACAACACTGCTATAACTGAAGGCTTGCCCTTGGTTTAGATAGTTGTTATCTGATGTTAACTGAGCAATTTACAACAATGTTGTAACCAGATACCCTCTTTTACAGCGACTTTATGCTAACCCCAGCTGGTTTTTGTCAATTTTCAAGGACTTCTGGGCCTGCACTTGCATACTCCCTATTAACTATAACCAAAACATAACCAATCAATATATGCCAACTTAAATAACGTCACTatctccacctccctttgtttgaatCCCATAAACCTCTAAGCTTTATAGactcggggagacagatttgagtgGTAGCTCCTGTCTCCATGCCAGTCAACCTTGCATTAAAGCTCTTTCTTTCCTCAAAATCTCTATGTCATGGCAGTGACTTCTGTGCACATTGGGTAGTGAGCTGTTGCTCAGTAACATCCTTATACCTGATGGCCTGATAAACCCTTCACCCCACTGGACCAACTACATTGTTGCCCTTGTTTTGCTTGCTTTGGTCTTTTCCTAACTATCTCTCTAATGACAAAAGTTACCCCTTCTGTGTCCTAGTTGCTCAGAAACCTGCTTGAGCTCACTGACAGCTAACTGACACTCTGACAGTCTCATAGGTTTGAAGCAATATTAAAATTCATCTAATCCTGTAGTTTACAAACCTAAATGTACTactgaattaaataaattttatgcttattaaaaatacatatcctCTGCCCATATTCAGACATCATAAACCAGACTCAACAGGGGTGGgacaattttatatttctttcctaaatCTCACCTTGACTGGTGATCTGGAGATTTAGCCAGGTTTGGAATTCACTGATCTAATCTTCCCTCCCATATTTTCCCGAGAGGAAAACTGATTAGTGATAGAAGGTAGAGTCCAAAATAAAACTTGGGTCTCAAACCTCTCTGGGTGCTCTGGCCTTCAGTTTGGCAAAAATGCACAGTACAAGTAAGGGAATAGTTGGAAAGCAGACCTAGAACAGCACCCAAGGGCTATCCTGGGGAGAGACTTGAAGGCCAGGACAGGAGATACGTATGCAGTGGGCTTGGGAATGAGAGCCACAGAATATTTTAGACAGGGAAGTGATATGATCAGAGTTGTGCTGGGGAAGAGCAATTGGGTGTCAATGGCTTGATGCAACACTGCCCCAGGCAGTGTGTTTTTATCTTGAAACTGAGACGCTTTTGAACTCAAAGCACTAGCAAAAGGAATGACATTTTAGACCAAGTAATTTAGAAGTAAATGGAGCAAAAGGCATTTCTACACTTCTTGTGTAGCACAAATCACATAATGTTGGCTCCTGCCTTATAGCTGTGGGGTCCTCTACCCTCCACTCTGAATATTTTTACAATGCCCTGAGTTCAGGCACCATGATTTCATATTATTCAGCCCACTTTTCCAGCAACTACTGTTGCTGTGACAGACAGGCGCACCCAATTGTAGCCAAACAATACTTTTCCTTAGAGGCACCACTTGGCCCTGCTTCGTGCCCTAGGATGTCTGTACCTGGATTTCGAATGCTTGTGGGAATCTGCTCAGCCATTCTGGGCATGTATAAACTTGGAAGTATACTGGCATTACCAGCCCCTGAGGCCAGTGGGTAAATGCACCCCTCTTCTTTGTCTCTAGAGGGTCATTCTTCACAGTAACTAAAAGAGCCTCAGAGGATTGATCCTAAGTTTCTTATTAAGGTAATCAGCTCAATAACACACCTTTGGATTGGCTTTCCATCCTTCCCTGTTTCACTCGTCCTCTTTCCTCCACTCCTGTTTCCTGGGgtcatttctaaaaataaaccACCTCCACACAAGTCCTGGTCTCCAGCAATGCCTTCTGTGGGAATCCAAGCTAAGACCCTCCTAAAACAAATGCTGTTTGCTCCACCTGGTGGGAAGAACTAGCCTCATCCAAAGCCGTGTGGTTCCAGGTTAAGACACTAAAGATGAATCACTACATTCATCAAGTACCTGAAATTCCACAGTAAAAGAATTTTTTATCTTGAGTATGCCCTGTCAAAATGCTAAAATACCAGAAGAAGTAGAATCTCAAGATACCATCAGCTACTACTCTAAAGGGCTGAACAGAGAAAACCAaggattgtttgtctttagatCTGCCATAGCTATACTTACAACACGCTGGGTGAAGGGATCCATATCCCTTCAGCAACATGATGGATGTGAACTGGGTTTATGTACTTTTGATCTTTAAATCCAAATTTAAAACCTGGctttcagcatcttaaaaattttttattaatctCTCTTGTTCTGAATTTCTTCATCttcaaatggggataatgaaaAGAATTCACAAACTTGGTAcgaggattaaattaaattatgaaaATGGAAGAACTTAACAGAGAGGCTGACACATGGAATAGTCTTGATAAAGGTTCTAGATAACAGacatataacatataaatatatataatgtaaggaggaaatgagagaaagaaaaacttgcTGAAAGCTACATGAGCCTAAAAGATGCAAGAGAGGGATCAATATAGGGTGAAGGAAGAGAGCTACCAGAAATGACAGGATTCCTGaaacaatttgtttttcttcaaaactTCATCTAAGGATTCCAGTTGACCAAGACGGtggtgtaagatgctccaggatgctaTTCCCCCATAGAATCTTTGAGCAAGTAGCAAAATCTGGCAGAGTCAagttcctcaaaactctggagaacagttaaagggttccagtaactgggcaagtactgaatcaagaaaatgcagctttaaaagtAGTAGAAGaagggccaaagaagaaatcgcaCAGGAAATTACAATGtatcttgaatgaatgaaagtacaatataccagaacttatgggatgcagcaaaggcagtgctgagagggacatttctagctctaaatgcttacgttataaaagaagaaacatctcAAATCAGTGACATATCATCACAAGTGGAggatccagaaaaagaagagaaaattaaacccaaagtgaacagaagaaaggaaatagcaaagtttacagcaaagataatgaaacagagaatttaaaaagtggagagaatcagcaaaaccaaaagctgattcttagaaaagattgataaaatcaACAAGCTTGTAGCtagattgagaaagaaaaaaaggagagaggaagcaaataactaaaatcagaaatgaaagtgggacaTTACTTCTGACCTCAAATAATtggaaaggattataagaggtactgtgaacaaatgtatGCTAATACACAGGTAACCTAGATgcaatggacaaattcctagaaatacacaactACCTgcactgacacaagaagaaatagaagatctcaacagactaataacaagtaaagagattacaTAAGTAATCAAAAACTCTTctgacaaagaaaagcccaggaacagacagtttcactggtgaattttacaagacattctgagaagaattaatacctattctgctcaaactcttccaaaaaattgaagaggagggaatactccctGTGCTGGTTcaaatctgttatgtacccccaaaaaaagccaagttctttaatgcaatcttgtggaggcagacctattgtgggtgggatcttttgattaggttgtttccatggaaatatgaacCACCGAAttgtgggtgggagcttttgattatattacatccatggagatgtgaccccatctaTTCAAGGTGGGTTTACTGgctcctctatgagaggataaaaggcagagacattttgaagatgttgaGAGACACGTGGAGATGCAAACAGAGAGACATTTGTAGATGgcaagctaagaaatgaagcctaaCGTTTGCACTAGAGAAGCaaaatgagaacccacagatgcctatggaatcagaaactgaaagcaatgaaacctgggagcagaggaccagcagacatcagctacatgccttcccagctgacagaggtattcaagatgccattggcctttcttcagtgaaggtatcctcttgttgatgccttagtttagttacctttatggccttagaactataaatttgtgaaccaataagcccccattgtaaaagccaatccatttctggtattttgcatttcagcagttttGGCAAACCAGAAAACTTCCTAAcccattctatgagaccaacatcaccctaatggcaaagccagataaagatactgtaagaaaagagaattacagaccaatatcccctTTGAATATTGTAGCAAAAGTCCTCCACAATATAGCAGCAAATCCAatccaataacacattaaaacttATATGCTACAATCATGTGGGGTTTACCACAGCTATGCAAGGATatttcaacgtaagaaaatcaaataatagaataaagggaaaaaagtgcatgatcatctcaattgatgtagaaaacacttttgacaaaatctagcacctcttcttgataaaaatatttagaaaactaggaatagagagaaacttcctcaacacaataaaggcatatatgaaaaacccacagctaacatcatacacaataCTGAAAGACAGAAACAAGATCAGATCAGGTATAACAAGACTGTTACTCAACATcttactggaaattctagccataacaattaggcaagaaaaagaaataaaaggcatccaaattggaaaagaaaaagtaaaattttcattatttacagAAGGCATGATGCtacatatagaaagtcctgaaaaatccacaacaaagttactagagctaataaattcagcaaagttgtggggtacaagatcatcatgcaaaaatcagtagtgtttcaatACACAAGGAATatacaatctgaagaggaaatcaagacaaaaattttagaatagcaactaaagaatcaaacatctaggaataaatttaaccaaggatataaaggatttatacacagaagactacaaaacattgctgaaaaaaattgaagaagacctaaataaatggagggacattctgtgctcatggattgtaaggctaaatatcattatgaTATCAATTCTTcacatagattcaatgcaactcatatcaaaatttcaaaagccttctttgcagaaatggaaaacttaatctcaaatgtatttggaatggTAGGGTCCCTGAATAACCACAACCatctgaaaaataatgaagttagaagactcacacttcacaatttaaaaacttattacaaagctctagtggtcaaaatagcataaTAGTGTTGCTGttgcacaaaggtagacatatagacaaatggaatcaaacagagagttcagaaatagaccctcacaacTACGGCCCAGTGATTTATCaaaaagggtgccaagtccactcaatcaGGAAAGAAGAGTCTatgcaacaaatggtgctgagaaaactggatctccatatgcaaaagaatgaagatggacccctactTGATGCcatatagaaaaatcaactcaaaatgaatcagagacataaatataaggatcaaaactataaaagtcctagaagaaaacagggaagcatcttcagggcttTGGGTTAGAAAGTGGTTTCTgagactttacaccaaaacacgagcaacgaaagaaaaaatagatgaatggacttcatcaaaattacaaacttttgtgcatcaaaggacttcatcttgaaagtaaaaggcaacctactgaatagagaaatatttggaaaccacatgtcttaTAAGGGTTTagtagccagaatatataaagaaaccctatacctgagcaacaaaaaaatcaaacaatgcaacttaaaaatgggcaaaagacttgaacaggcatttctccaaacaagatatacaaatggccaaaaagcacatgaaaagatgctcaatatcattagccatcagagaaatgcaattcaaaaccacaatgagacaccatttcacacccactagaatggctactatcaaaaaaacaaaagaaaaatagaattggagaggatgtggagaaagaggaacaccttttcattgctggtggaaatttaaaatggtacagccacagtggaaaactgtttggcagtttctcagcaAGTTAAGTTTGGAATTAAGACATGACCCAGTAATATCACttataggtatataccccaaagaattgaaagcagggacttgaacagatatttgcacactgaagctcatagtggcattattcacaatagctaaaagatggaagcaacccatgcaACGATCAATagataaatgtataaacaaaGTGGGGCATATACATACAGTTGAATGAAtgtagttctgatacatgcaacaacacagatgaaccttgaagacttcaggttgtgtgaaatatttcaagccagacacaaaaggaaaaatattatacaatctccctgatatgaaataattacaataagcaaattcatagagttagaaactcTAATACAGGTTACCCGGGGttgaggtgggggtagggaatggggagttaatgcttattggtacagaatttccatttagggtgatggaaaagttttgggaatAGATTGTGGTATGGGTAGCACATCATGTATGTGattagcaccactgaattatatatttgaatgtggttaaaaggggaaattttaaactgtacatatgttactagaataaaaattttttaaaaagacataggACTGTACCCAAACAGTGAACCTAGTGCAagctatggaccatagttaatagtgcaattacagtaacattcttccatcaattgtaacaaagatactacactaatgcaaagtattaataacaaGGTGGGgaatatatggaaactctgtattttccacatgatttttctgtaaacatacaacttctctaaaaataaagaaaaaaattaagaggaaaaaaaatctttatctaAGGTCCATATACCCACACAACTTAATCCACAGACAGGCTCAAGGCCCTTCAGTATTTCACTCTGTGCCTATTTCCTGTCCCACCACCACTACCCATACCATGAGGGCCAAATTATGAAGTCAGGTGAGATTTCCTCCAAGACTCCAGTTTCTTTTTTGCACCTATTTCTCATTTCAGTAGAAATTCTATTTCGCAAACACCCACAGTCTTAACGCTTGCTCTGCTTTCAACTCTCTGTCAAAACCAATTCTCAGGAAGGTTCTACAAACTCATTGACACAGTCTACTAATGCTAAAGTTTGTTAGGGATCATCCACACCCCACACCCTCttctatacattttaatttttatgaggacaaaatatttagcaaaaaaaataaatcttcaatTATTAAATTTCACACAGCACTGAAATGATAAGCTGGAGTCATCACTTAGTGGGTTTATAATCAGAACTGCATTGGCAAATGCCTTTCCTCTATTTGGCAAGTTAATTACAATCCCTATGTCAGTTctgtgaatgtatgtgtgtgtttgtgtataagtGTGGATGACAGTTGCACATTCTATCATGTTTGCCATTCCTCTACATGTAGGATATATTTTAGTCATTGCTCAGTAACGAGGCCTCAAACATTATTCTTACACTTAAAAATTTGCCACTGCCTTGGTTATTATGATAAATCTCAATTCCCATTCTCATTCCCACTGTATTCAACTCACAATTAGCGAAAACAAATCATTATGACAAACCTGAAATGAGTCCCACAGGAAAGTCTCTCTGTAGGGCACAAAAAGCAAAGAAGACCCAAGCTTCATTAAAAGTTGACTTTTCTCTAGGTGCCTTAGAGGATTTTTGTTTGTATAatacaccaaccaagaatttatgTTGCCTCAGAGTCTGTTACCATGGGAACTATGTTTCAAAGTCTTCTCAACTGGGGCTTCACTAAAGTCATGTTCCTTGATGAGCAGATGAAGCCCAAGCAGGACGCAGTGTAGGAAGAATGA
This genomic stretch from Choloepus didactylus isolate mChoDid1 chromosome 6, mChoDid1.pri, whole genome shotgun sequence harbors:
- the LOC119537411 gene encoding olfactory receptor 145 is translated as MRTVAQNSSSVTEFILAGLTDQPRLQMPLFFLFLGFYVVTVVGNLGLITLIGLNSHLHTPMYFFLCNLSFIDFCYSTVITPKMLVSFVSEKNIISYAGCVTQLFFFLFFVVSESFILSAMAYDRYVAICKPLVYTVAMSPQVCSLLLFGVYGMGFAGAMAHTACMLRLTFCADNLVNHYMCDILPLLERSCTSTHVNELVVFIVVGMDIGVPTVTIFISYALILFSILHINSTEGRSKAFSTCSSHIIAVSLFFGSGAFMYLKPSSLLPMNQGKVSSLFYTIVVPMLNPLIYSLRNKDVRIALKKTLSKNPSDKGAVFTRGLP